The Chroicocephalus ridibundus chromosome 3, bChrRid1.1, whole genome shotgun sequence genome has a segment encoding these proteins:
- the PNOC gene encoding prepronociceptin isoform X2, with protein MRAVLWDLLLLCLFARARGDCRGDCLHCDRHLYRDSFDVLVCILECEGEAVPRATWELCAAAAGRPAPRPRDLQDAGDPWQEAVAAVPAVPVSPLQVSELLRRREAEDEGVEPAPGAFPQPPEDISRRLGGFPRGTRGSWPVPTARGVQKRYGGFIGVRKSARKWNNQKRFSEFLKQYLGMSPRSSEYDIPGGISEHNEI; from the exons ATGAGGGCTGTGCtctgggacctgctgctgctctgcctcttcgCCCGGGCGCGGGGCGACTGCCGGGGGGACTGCCTGCACTGCGACCGCCACCTCTACCGGGACAGCTTCGACGTCCTC GTCTGCATCCTGGAGTGCGAAGGTGAAGCTGTGCCACGGGCCACCTGGGAGCTGtgcgccgctgccgccggccgaCCCGCCCCGCGTCCCCGCGACCTGCAGGACGCCGGCGATCCCTGGcaggaggcggtggcggcggtgccGGCGGTGCCGGTGAGCCCGCTGCAGGTGAGCGAGCTGCTGCGGCGCCGGGAAGCCGAAGACGAAGGCGTGGAACCGGCGCCGGGCGCCTTCCCGCAGCCACCCGAGGACATTTCCCGGCGACTCGGCGGTTTCCCACGGGGGACGCGCGGCTCGTGGCCAGTGCCGACGGCCAGGGGGGTGCAGAAGCGGTACGGGGGCTTCATCGGGGTCCGCAAGTCAGCGAGGAAGTGGAACAACCAGAAGAGGTTTAGCGAGTTCCTGAAGCAGTACCTGGGCATGTCGCCCCGCTCCAGTGAGTACGACATTCCCGGCGGCATCAGCGAGCACAACGAGATCTAA
- the PNOC gene encoding prepronociceptin isoform X1: MRAVLWDLLLLCLFARARGDCRGDCLHCDRHLYRDSFDVLVCILECEGEAVPRATWELCAAAAGRPAPRPRDLQDAGDPWQEAVAAVPAVPVSPLQVSELLRRREAEDEGVEPAPGAFPQPPEDISRRLGGFPRGTRGSWPVPTARGVQKRYGGFIGVRKSARKWNNQKRFSEFLKQYLGMSPRSTFRHRIPAPSARHRQN, translated from the exons ATGAGGGCTGTGCtctgggacctgctgctgctctgcctcttcgCCCGGGCGCGGGGCGACTGCCGGGGGGACTGCCTGCACTGCGACCGCCACCTCTACCGGGACAGCTTCGACGTCCTC GTCTGCATCCTGGAGTGCGAAGGTGAAGCTGTGCCACGGGCCACCTGGGAGCTGtgcgccgctgccgccggccgaCCCGCCCCGCGTCCCCGCGACCTGCAGGACGCCGGCGATCCCTGGcaggaggcggtggcggcggtgccGGCGGTGCCGGTGAGCCCGCTGCAGGTGAGCGAGCTGCTGCGGCGCCGGGAAGCCGAAGACGAAGGCGTGGAACCGGCGCCGGGCGCCTTCCCGCAGCCACCCGAGGACATTTCCCGGCGACTCGGCGGTTTCCCACGGGGGACGCGCGGCTCGTGGCCAGTGCCGACGGCCAGGGGGGTGCAGAAGCGGTACGGGGGCTTCATCGGGGTCCGCAAGTCAGCGAGGAAGTGGAACAACCAGAAGAGGTTTAGCGAGTTCCTGAAGCAGTACCTGGGCATGTCGCCCCGCTCCA cgtTCCGGCACCGCATCCCAGCACCTTCCGCCAGGCACAGGCAAAAttag